The nucleotide window CAGATGACGTTTTTTTCCAGCAACGGCTCGCCGCGCAGGATGCGGTCGAAGCCCACCGGCCCCAGGTCGAGCGTTTGCCACGCGCCGGTCAAGATCAACTCCGCCAGCCCGCGCCCCACGGCGGGGCATTGCTGCAGGCCGTGCCCCGAGAACCCGTTGGCAAAGTACAGGTTGTCGCACGCCGGGTGCAGGCCCACGATGGCGTTGTGGTCGAAGGTGTTCATCTCGTAGTAGCCGGCCCAGGCGCTTTGCACGCGCAGCGCCTCGAAGGCAGGAATGCGCTCGGCCAGCGTGGGCCAGACGAAATCCTCGAACGCGGCGTGGTCCGGCTCCAACGGGGCGAAGTCGGCGTCCTGATCCTCAGGCGGCGCAAAACCGGTGATGAAGCCCTGGCCTTCGGGCCGCAGCCAGATGCCCGAAGGGTCGATCAGCAGCGGGCAGTGCGGCAGCGGCGTGGGGCAGCTGACGCAGAACACGGTGCGTGCCTTGCCCACCACCGGCAGATCGATGCCCGCCCAGCCGGCGACGGCGCGCGCCCACGGGCCGGCGGCATTGACCACATGCGTGCAGGCCAGCGCGCTGCCGTCGGCCAGACGCACCGCGTGCACATGGCCCACGCCGCCGCTGGCGTGGCTGTCGAGCCCCACCGCTTCGGCGGCCATGTAACGCACGCCCTGACCGATGGCTTTTTTGCGCAGCGCCTGCAGCAGCGTGTAGCCATCGAACCAGCCCTCGCCCGACAGGCCCAGCGAGCCCAGCACCACGCCTTCGGTGTTCAGCCAATCAAAGCGCTGGCGCAATTCGTCAGGGCTGAGCAAGGCCACGTCGGCCCCCATCGACTTTTGCAGCACATGGTTATCGCGCAGCACGGCCTCGCCCTGCGGTGTGGCCAGGTACAGGTAACCGCCCTCGTGGAAATCGATGGTGGGCGCCTCGCCATTCACTGTCAGGCGCGGGCCGAATTCGCGCAGAAACTGCAAGCCAAAGCGCGACAGCTCGATGTTGATGGCGGTCGAAAACTGCTGGCGGATCGAACTGGCCGACAAGGCCGATGACGCCTGCGCATAAGCTGGGTCGCGCTCGACCACCGTGACGGCGCAGCCGGGCGCCTGCAGCTTCAAAAAATGCGCAACGGCGCTGCCGACGGCGCCGCCGCCAATGATGACGATGTGGCGCGTGGCCGCAGAGGGAGAAGGCACGAATTCACCTCACACGTCAAACCGCACGCCCTGCGCCAGCGGCAGCGCGCCGCTGTAGTTGATGGTGTTGGTGGCACGGCGCATGTAGCCCTTCCAGGCGTCGGAGCCGCTTTCGCGCCCACCGCCGGTTTCCTTCTCGCCGCCAAAGGCGCCGCCGATCTCGGCGCCCGAGGTGCCGATGTTGACGTTGGCGATGCCGCAATCGCTGCCACTGGCGGCCAGAAAGCGCTCGGCCTCGCGCAGGTCGTTGGTGAAGATGGCGGACGACAAGCCCTGCGGCACGCCGTTTTGCAGCGCGATGGCTTCATCCAGATCGCCGCCGTAGGTGATGGCGTAGAGGATGGGGGCAAAGGTCTCGTGCTGCATCACCGCGCTTTGAGCGGGCATGCGCACCAGCGCCGGCCGCACGTAATAGGCGCCGTCGCCCAAATCCTGCCGCTCGCGCGTGCCGCCGCTCACCTGGCCGCCTTCGGCGCGGGCTTGATCCAGTGCGCGCTGCATGGCGTCAAACGCATCCTGGTCGATCAGCGGGCCCACCAGCGTGCCATCGGCCAGCGGGTCGCCCACGGCGATGCTGGCGTAGATGCCCTGCAGGCGCGCCAGCAGTTTTTCGGCCACGCTCGCATGCACGATCAGGCGGCGCAGCGTGGTGCAGCGCTGGCCGGCGGTGCCGACGGCGGCGAAGGTGATGGCGCGCGCGGCCAGCTCCAGGTCGGCGCTGGGGGTGACGATCATGGCGTTGTTGCCGCCCAGCTCGAGAATGCTGCGGCCAAAGCGGGCCGCCACCTTGGCGCCCACGTCGCGCCCCATGCGGGTGGAGCCGGTGGCGCTGAGCAGCGCCACGCGCGGGTGTTCGGCCAGCAGCTCGCCCAGCTCACGTCCGCCCAGCAGCAGTTGGCTGATGCCTTCGGGCACGCTGCCAGGCTGCTCGGCGTTGAAGGCGGCGATGGTTTGCTCAAGCACATGCTGGCAGGCCAGGGCCGTGAGCGGGGTTTTTTCGGACGGCTTCCAGACCACGGCATTGCCGCAAACCAGCGCCAGCGCGCTGTTCCAGGCCCACACGGCCACGGGGAAGTTAAAGGCGCTGATCACGCCCACCACGCCCAGCGGGTGCCAGGTTTCCATCATGCGGTGGCCGGGGCGTTCGCTGGCGATGGTCAGGCCGTGCAGCTGGCGCGACAGGCCGACGGCGAAGTCGCAGATGTCGATCATCTCCTGCACTTCGCCCAGGCCTTCGCTGGTGATCTTGCCGGCTTCCAGGCTCACCAGTTCGCCCAGCGCGGCCTTGTGCTGGCGCAGCGCCTGGCCAAAGCGGCGCACCAGTTCGCCGCGCTGCGGCGCGGGCACGTCGCGCCAGGCCACGTATGCCTGGTACGCGGCATCGATCAGCGCGCCCGCTTCGCCGCTGCCGTGCGCAGGCAAGGCGGCAAAGTGGCTGCCGTCGCGCGGCGCGCGCACGGCCAAGCCCGCGCCGCTGGCCTTGGGCAGCGTCAACTTGAGTTGTTGGAGAACATGGGTGTAGCGATCGGCGGAAGACGTCATGAATGCAATTGCTATGTAAGTAAGAGCTGGTGCCGCTTGCCCGTGGCGGACAAGTGGCCTAAGAGACTGGTATTTTGCGCAAAAAACACCCACGCGGCCGGCCAGCGGCCGCGCGTGGCGGGCGCGTTTACTTGCC belongs to Ottowia testudinis and includes:
- a CDS encoding NAD(P)/FAD-dependent oxidoreductase, producing MPSPSAATRHIVIIGGGAVGSAVAHFLKLQAPGCAVTVVERDPAYAQASSALSASSIRQQFSTAINIELSRFGLQFLREFGPRLTVNGEAPTIDFHEGGYLYLATPQGEAVLRDNHVLQKSMGADVALLSPDELRQRFDWLNTEGVVLGSLGLSGEGWFDGYTLLQALRKKAIGQGVRYMAAEAVGLDSHASGGVGHVHAVRLADGSALACTHVVNAAGPWARAVAGWAGIDLPVVGKARTVFCVSCPTPLPHCPLLIDPSGIWLRPEGQGFITGFAPPEDQDADFAPLEPDHAAFEDFVWPTLAERIPAFEALRVQSAWAGYYEMNTFDHNAIVGLHPACDNLYFANGFSGHGLQQCPAVGRGLAELILTGAWQTLDLGPVGFDRILRGEPLLEKNVI
- the amaB gene encoding L-piperidine-6-carboxylate dehydrogenase, coding for MTSSADRYTHVLQQLKLTLPKASGAGLAVRAPRDGSHFAALPAHGSGEAGALIDAAYQAYVAWRDVPAPQRGELVRRFGQALRQHKAALGELVSLEAGKITSEGLGEVQEMIDICDFAVGLSRQLHGLTIASERPGHRMMETWHPLGVVGVISAFNFPVAVWAWNSALALVCGNAVVWKPSEKTPLTALACQHVLEQTIAAFNAEQPGSVPEGISQLLLGGRELGELLAEHPRVALLSATGSTRMGRDVGAKVAARFGRSILELGGNNAMIVTPSADLELAARAITFAAVGTAGQRCTTLRRLIVHASVAEKLLARLQGIYASIAVGDPLADGTLVGPLIDQDAFDAMQRALDQARAEGGQVSGGTRERQDLGDGAYYVRPALVRMPAQSAVMQHETFAPILYAITYGGDLDEAIALQNGVPQGLSSAIFTNDLREAERFLAASGSDCGIANVNIGTSGAEIGGAFGGEKETGGGRESGSDAWKGYMRRATNTINYSGALPLAQGVRFDV